TTTGTTACTCGCTGCGAACAGGCGGGCCTGGTCTTTCTCGGCCCGACCGTGGCGCAGATGACCGCTTTCGGCCTCAAGCATCAGGCGCGCGCGCTGGCGCAGCAGAATGACGTGCCGCTGTTGCCCGGCAGCGGCCTGCTCACCTCGCTGGACAGCGCCTGCGAGCAGGCGCGACGCATTGGTTATCCGGTGATGTTAAAGAGCACCGCAGGCGGCGGCGGCATCGGCATGCAGCGCTGCAATGACGAAGACCAGTTGGCCGATGCCTTTACCCGCGTGAAACGGCTGGCGGGCAACAACTTCGCCGACGACGGCGTGTTTCTGGAAAAATTCATCGCCCGCGCCCGCCACATCGAAGTGCAGGTATTCGGCGACGGCCGGGGCAACGTGATAGCCCTTGGCGAGCGCGACTGTTCCGCCCAGCGTCGCAACCAGAAAGTGATTGAGGAAACCCCGGCCCCCAACCTTGGCGACAGCGTGCGCGCCGAACTACAGGCCACCGCCATCCGGCTGTGTCAGGCGGTGAACTACCGCAGCGCGGGCACGGTAGAGTATGTGTACGACGAAAGCAGCAAGCAGTTCTGGTTCCTGGAGGTCAACACCCGCCTGCAGGTGGAACACGGCGTGACCGAGATGGTGTACGGCGTCGACATCGTGCAATGGATGGTGACGCTGGGCGCCGGTTGTCTGCCGCCGCTCCACACGCTTGCCGCCGCGCCGCGCGGCCACGCTATTCAGGTGCGGCTGTACGCCGAAGACCCGGCCAAACAGTTCCAGCCGTGTGCCGGGTTGCTGAGCAACGTCAGCTTTCCGCAGGCGCTGCCCGGCCTCACCCTGCGCATCGACCACTGGCTGGACAGCGGCAGCGAGGTGTCGCCATTTTATGACCCGATGCTGGCGAAAGTCCTCGTTCACGGCGCCAGCCGCGACGCCGCGCTCGACGGTATGGCGCAGGCGCTAGACGCCACGTCGCTGTACGGCATCGAAACCAATCTCGACTGGCTGCGCCACCTGCTGACCCTGCCCGCCGTCAGGTGTGGAGACATCATCACCGCGACGCTGGGCAGCGTCGTCTGGCAGCCCGCGACACTGGATGTCCTCGGCGGCGGCACGCTCACCACCGTGCAGGATGCGCCCGGCCGCACCGGCTACTGGCATGTCGGCGTGCCGCCTTCCGGTCCGTTCGACGTTCGCTCCTTCCGGCTCGGCAACCAGCTGCTGGGCAACGCGCCGGATGCCGCCGGGCTGGAGATCACCCTGCGCGGCCCGACGCTGCGCTTCAACCACGACTGTGCGTTCGTTATCACCGGCGCCGCCATCGACGCCCGGCTGGATGATGTTCCACTCGCCAGTTGGCGGACTCACCATGCCCGCGCCGGGCAAACGCTGACGCTTGGCGATATTCAGGGCGCCGGCTGCCGCAGCTACCTGTTGCTGGCCGGCGGTCTGGCCTGCCCGACGTATCTGGGCAGCCGCAGCACCTTCACGCTCGGCAAATTCGGCGGCCATGCCGGGCGGGCGTTGCGCGCCGGCGACGTACTGCATCTGGCCGCCCCCGCGCTGCCGGTCGCTGACGCCGTCTTACCCGCCCCCGACTGGAACTCTCACTGGCAATTACGGGTGGTTTACGGGCCGCACGGCGCGCCGGACTACTTTACCCCAGAGGATATCGAGGCGTTTTTCGCCGCCGACTGGCAGGTGCATTACAACTCCAGCCGCACCGGCATCCGGCTGATTGGCCCGAAACCTCAGTGGGCGCGAACCGACGGCGGCGAAGCTGGCATGCACCCGTCCAATATCCATGACAACGCCTACGCCTTCGGCACGGTGGATTTTACCGGCGATATGCCGGTCATCCTGGGGCCGGACGGCCCGTCGCTGGGCGGGTTCGTCTGCCCGGCCACGGTGATCCACGCCGATTTATGGAAACTCGGCCAGTTAAAAGCGGGTGACAGCATTCGTTTCATGCCGGTAACGCTGGAACAGGCCGACGAACTGGCGCGCGAAGCGGAATGCGCCATCTCCGCCGCTCGCCCGATCGTGGAGCCGACCCTCGCCGCCTGCTGCCCATCGCCCGTGCTGTACCGCCGACCGGCGCAAGACGATCGACCATCGGTGACCTGCCTCGCCGCAGGCGACCGTTTCCTGCTGCTGGAGTATGGCGAGCACCAGTTGGATATCGCCCTGCGTTTTCGCGTGCACGCGCTGATGCAGTGGCTGGAACGGCATCCGTTGCCGGGCGTGCAGGAGCTGACGCCGGGTATCCGCTCGCTGCAAATCCATTTCGATAGCCTGCAATGCCCGCGCGATGCACTGCTGGCGCATCTGCAGCAAGCGGACGACGCGCTCGGCAATCTGCAGGATGCCGCCGTTCCCTCCCGCACCGTGTGGCTGCCGCTCAGTTGGGACGACGACGCCTGCCGCGAGGCCGTCACCCGCTATACCCAGTCGGTCAGGCCCGGCGCCCCCTGGTGCCCCAGCAACATCGAATTCATCCGTCGCATCAACGGGCTGGATTCGGCGGATCAGGTTAAAGACATCGTGTTCAGCGCCCGCTATCTGGTGATGGGGCTGGGAGACGTCTACCTCGGCGCGCCGGTCGCCACCCCGCTCGACCCGCGCCACCGGCTGGTCACCACCAAGTACAACCCGGCCCGCACCTGGACGGCGGAAAACTCGGTCGGCATCGGCGGCGCGTATCTGTGTGTATACGGCATGGAAGGCCCTGGCGGCTATCAGTTCATCGGCCGCACGTTACAGATGTGGAACCGCGATCGACAAACCGACGCCTTTCGTCAGCCCTGGTTGCTGCGGTTCTTCGATCAGATTCGCTTTTATCCGGTCAGCGCGCAGGAGCTGCTGGCTGCCCGCGAGCGCTTTCCGTGGGGAGATTACCCATTGCGTACCGAAGAAGGGGAGTTCCGCCTCGCCGACTATCAGCGGAATCTGGTGGAGCAGCAACCGGCGATCGACGCTTTCCAGCAGCAACGCCAGCGGGCATTTGACGAGGAACTGGCGCGCTGGCGCGC
The DNA window shown above is from Dickeya dadantii NCPPB 898 and carries:
- the uca gene encoding urea carboxylase; translated protein: MFERVLIANRGAIAVRIIRTLKKMGVKAIVVYAEADRHSLHVRQADEAWPLGDGPVRDTYLNQDKLLHIAAQSGAQAIHPGYGFLSENAGFVTRCEQAGLVFLGPTVAQMTAFGLKHQARALAQQNDVPLLPGSGLLTSLDSACEQARRIGYPVMLKSTAGGGGIGMQRCNDEDQLADAFTRVKRLAGNNFADDGVFLEKFIARARHIEVQVFGDGRGNVIALGERDCSAQRRNQKVIEETPAPNLGDSVRAELQATAIRLCQAVNYRSAGTVEYVYDESSKQFWFLEVNTRLQVEHGVTEMVYGVDIVQWMVTLGAGCLPPLHTLAAAPRGHAIQVRLYAEDPAKQFQPCAGLLSNVSFPQALPGLTLRIDHWLDSGSEVSPFYDPMLAKVLVHGASRDAALDGMAQALDATSLYGIETNLDWLRHLLTLPAVRCGDIITATLGSVVWQPATLDVLGGGTLTTVQDAPGRTGYWHVGVPPSGPFDVRSFRLGNQLLGNAPDAAGLEITLRGPTLRFNHDCAFVITGAAIDARLDDVPLASWRTHHARAGQTLTLGDIQGAGCRSYLLLAGGLACPTYLGSRSTFTLGKFGGHAGRALRAGDVLHLAAPALPVADAVLPAPDWNSHWQLRVVYGPHGAPDYFTPEDIEAFFAADWQVHYNSSRTGIRLIGPKPQWARTDGGEAGMHPSNIHDNAYAFGTVDFTGDMPVILGPDGPSLGGFVCPATVIHADLWKLGQLKAGDSIRFMPVTLEQADELAREAECAISAARPIVEPTLAACCPSPVLYRRPAQDDRPSVTCLAAGDRFLLLEYGEHQLDIALRFRVHALMQWLERHPLPGVQELTPGIRSLQIHFDSLQCPRDALLAHLQQADDALGNLQDAAVPSRTVWLPLSWDDDACREAVTRYTQSVRPGAPWCPSNIEFIRRINGLDSADQVKDIVFSARYLVMGLGDVYLGAPVATPLDPRHRLVTTKYNPARTWTAENSVGIGGAYLCVYGMEGPGGYQFIGRTLQMWNRDRQTDAFRQPWLLRFFDQIRFYPVSAQELLAARERFPWGDYPLRTEEGEFRLADYQRNLVEQQPAIDAFQQQRQRAFDEELARWRADGQFTFDSSLQETASDDEVIPANGYGVESQVAGSVWQWLAAPGDSVSAGQIVGILESMKMEIPITAPVAGIIHTLHRQPGHQVQAGQLLMVIEPAEH